In Planctomycetota bacterium, a single window of DNA contains:
- a CDS encoding GDP-mannose 4,6-dehydratase encodes MKLPADKVSKLRTFYQGRTVCVTGGTGFIGGHLCDTLLALGASIRVIDDLSNSTLDHLSGLIELEPDRVRFVHASILDDDSLREAVTGAETIFHLAALGSVPKSIEQPQRTWSVNATGTLRVLEAARAVKAQRVVFAASSSAYGDQPELPKVETQPAKPLSPYAASKLAGEELLAVWSHCYGLSTASVRYFNIFGPRQSADSAYAAVVAAFAKCLLAGEAPTIFGDGTATRDMTYVSNAVLATLLAGSCPSRLTGNVINVGTARRVSVLELAQVMARQCGVPHIQPVFRPERAGDVKHSLADISVARQLLGYEPVTPLEEGLGETIEWYKRVLAGA; translated from the coding sequence ATGAAGCTGCCCGCCGACAAGGTGTCCAAGCTCCGGACGTTCTACCAAGGCCGAACGGTCTGCGTGACAGGCGGCACGGGGTTCATCGGCGGGCACCTGTGCGACACGCTGCTGGCGCTGGGCGCGTCGATCCGTGTGATCGACGATCTGTCGAACTCGACGCTCGACCACCTGTCCGGGCTGATCGAACTGGAACCCGACCGGGTCCGCTTCGTGCACGCGTCGATCCTGGACGATGACTCGCTGCGCGAGGCCGTCACCGGCGCCGAGACCATTTTTCACCTCGCGGCGCTGGGCAGCGTGCCCAAGAGCATCGAGCAGCCGCAGCGCACGTGGTCGGTGAACGCGACGGGCACGCTGCGCGTGCTCGAGGCGGCCCGCGCGGTGAAGGCCCAGCGGGTTGTCTTCGCCGCGTCGTCCTCGGCGTACGGCGATCAGCCCGAACTGCCCAAGGTCGAGACGCAGCCCGCCAAGCCGCTGTCGCCCTACGCCGCCAGCAAGCTCGCGGGCGAAGAACTGCTCGCCGTGTGGTCGCACTGCTACGGGCTGTCCACGGCGTCGGTGCGGTACTTCAACATCTTCGGGCCCCGCCAGAGCGCGGACAGCGCCTACGCCGCGGTCGTGGCGGCGTTCGCCAAGTGCCTGCTCGCGGGCGAGGCGCCGACGATCTTCGGCGACGGCACCGCGACCCGCGACATGACCTACGTCTCCAACGCCGTGCTCGCCACCCTGCTGGCCGGCTCGTGCCCCAGCCGCCTGACGGGCAACGTCATCAACGTCGGCACCGCCCGGCGGGTGAGCGTGCTGGAACTCGCGCAGGTCATGGCCCGGCAGTGCGGCGTGCCGCACATCCAGCCCGTCTTCCGTCCCGAGCGCGCGGGCGACGTCAAGCACAGCCTGGCGGACATCTCGGTCGCCCGCCAACTGCTGGGCTATGAGCCCGTCACCCCGCTCGAGGAAGGGCTCGGCGAGACGATCGAGTGGTACAAGCGCGTCCTCGCGGGGGCCTGA